The following nucleotide sequence is from Deinococcus sp. Leaf326.
CCAGGAAGAACACGGCGTGCCGGTCATCGGCGTGCCGGGGACCATCGACAATGACCTGTACGGCACCGACCACACCATCGGGTATTTCACGGCGGTCGAGACGGCGCTGGACGCCGTGGACAAACTGCGCGACACCGGCGCCTCGCACGAGCGCATCTTCGTGATCGAGGTGATGGGCCGCCACGCCGGGCACATCGCGCTGGACGTGGCGGTGGCGGGCGGCGCTGAGGAGGTCTTCATTCCCGAGGACGCCAAGTCGGTCGCGGGTGTGGTCGAGATCGTGAAGGCCAGCGTCGCCAAGGGCAAGGCCAGCAGCATCATCATCGTGGCCGAGGGCTATCCGGGCGGGGCGCAGGGCGTGGCCGACACCATCGCCGCGGGCACCGGCCTGGAGACGCGCGTGAGCATCCTGGGCCACATCCAGCGCGGCGGCGCGCCGGTCAGCAGCGACCGCGTGCTGGCGAGCCGGCTGGGCGAGGCGGCCGTGTACGCCCTGATGGACGGCGAAAAGGGCGTGATGGTCGGGCGCGGCAGCGGCGGCATCGTCTACACCCCCCTGCACGAGACCTGGGAAAAGCGCAAGGACGTGAACCGCGACCTGTACCGCTGCGCCAAGACTCTGAGTATCTGAGCACCTGAGCCCTGTCCGGCGGCCCCGGCCTCCT
It contains:
- the pfkA gene encoding 6-phosphofructokinase, which translates into the protein MQHPNPAGIRRLAVLTSGGDAPGMNAAIRAVVRTATQQGVEVVGVRRGFSGLHRGELSVLGPRDVANTIQRGGTILLTARSHTWRSPEGRAKGAQVLRDWNVDGLIVIGGDGSFHGAHYLQEEHGVPVIGVPGTIDNDLYGTDHTIGYFTAVETALDAVDKLRDTGASHERIFVIEVMGRHAGHIALDVAVAGGAEEVFIPEDAKSVAGVVEIVKASVAKGKASSIIIVAEGYPGGAQGVADTIAAGTGLETRVSILGHIQRGGAPVSSDRVLASRLGEAAVYALMDGEKGVMVGRGSGGIVYTPLHETWEKRKDVNRDLYRCAKTLSI